The region ACTGAGCCTGATACACCTCAGCAGAACAGCATGGCAGAAAGGCTGAATCAATATCTCTTAGAGATGACCAGGGCGATCCTTATTGATGCAGATGTTCCAAAGGAGTACTGGCCGTACGCAATCAGAATGGCCAATTATCTCTGAAATCGAGCAGTCAGGGTGCGAGGCACCAAGAAAACCCCTTTTAAAATGTGGATGGGACATCCCCCTGATATATCAAGGTTCTGAGTTCCTTTCTCAAGAGTCTGGTTTTATAAGAAGACAAATAACAAGCTGGAGCCAAGAGCTATTGAAGGCATATTTATAGGATATAAGTCAAGGCAGAATTATTATATGATCATGGCCAAGCAAGATTATAAGATCTATCAAGTTACAAATCCTATGTTCCTGGAAAATAAGCAAGGCTTTATTAGCAAAGAACCAGGAGTTCAAGATCTTGGGGAAGAACCTGTATTTTAAAGGATATTTAGAGTTCCTGAAGCAAGCTCAGGAACTAGGGGAGGCATTATAGAGGCTCTAGGAGCTAATAATACAGGAGATAGAGATGACAGTATAGATACTGCAGGTACTGGAGGCATtggaggcgctggaggtgctgaagatgatgctggagatAATGCTGAAGATAATACTGGTAATATCAAGAATAATGTTAGTATTGAGAATAAAGCtgaagccaaagacagcAATATTACTAGCCAAAGCAGTCAGAATTCTGGATTGACCAATCAGAGGCTAGAGGTGGCTATCCCAACACATAGAACACCAAGCCTGGGAGAGACTATATCTAACCCTTTGAGAACAGCTTCAGAGCAATTATTATCACCATTACCAATCCCTATCCTGATAGAACCCTCTGGAAGACCAAGCTGAAATTAAAAGCTAATATAAGCAGTAATCAAGTCTAAGCAGACAGAGGCTATATATGGGCAAAAGCCACGAGCCCAGAGACacagagaagagagggaggtACTAAAAGATCCTTCTCTGCACCTATCTGTTGAGCAGCAGTGAATTAATAAAGTGGCTAATCTAGCTGTAGCACTAGAGCTCCATCTTGCTGATTATAATACTTTCAAAGCCAAGGCTAATAAGATCTATAGGCAGATCTCCATTCCAAAGACCTACCAGGAGGCAATAAATAACCCTATATACAGAGCcaagtggaaggaagcaatTAAGCTTAAGCTGAATAACCTGATCTAATTCAGCACCTGGAGATATATCAGAAGACCTAAAGATTAACTAGTAGTATTAATAAAATAGGTTTTTGATATCAAATATAGAGCTGATGGCCGAGTTGACCGGTTTAAGGCAAGGCTAGTTGCCGGAGGCTTTTCCCAATACAAAGGATTGGACTTTGAGGATATATTTGCTCCAGTTATCCGGCTAGAGAGCCTTAGGATCCTATTTGCCTTAGCAACAGTCCATGGCCTCAAAGCTCACCTCCTTGACGCTATAAATACCTATGTTGGATCGAAAATTGATAAGCAGATCTTTATAGAGATCCCGGAGGGAGTTGATCCTAAATCCCATGATCCAAATAATGTATGTGAGATCCTACAATCCTTGTACGGACTTCAACAATCCACATACCTTTAGAAccagaaggtcaagaagTTTGTTATATCAATTAGGTTTCAACAGAGCACTGCAGACCCTGGAGTTTTCATTAATAACTAAGGAGTTATTATAGCTCTTTATGTGGACAATATCTTGATTTTTGGCAAAGATAATAAGGATATTGAGTCTACCAAAGAtcagctgaagagcttccaTCCTATAAAGGACCTAGGGCTGGTATAAAAGGTATTAGGGATCCAGATTATACAGATAAAGAACTCTATCTGACTGGACCAGGAGCTCTATGCCTAATCTATCCTAGAAGAGTTTGGAATAACTAAATTAACATCTCAAGACACACCGCTCGATCCTAGTACCAATCTGGATGATTAATTATCTAGGAAGCTACCTCAAGACCAGCATGACAAGTTTAGGAAGATTATTAGACAGCTTACCTACCTAGCTGGCAGAACTAGGCCAGATATCCAGTTCTCTGTGAACTGACTAAGCCAATATCTTGTAGATCCCCAAGAGGTCTATCTCagagcttcaagacatcTCCTTTGCTATATCAAAGGCACTATCATATATAGAATAACCTACAGCGCAAAGGGGAGTGCAGATACCAAGACCCTGATAGGATATTCAGATTTATCATATAGGAATGCCATAAAGCAGAGATCAACCAGTGCGTACGTCTTTATGCTGGCTAATAGACCACTTAGTTGGTGTAGCCGGAAGCAGCCTATTACTGCTATGTCAACAACTAAAGCAGAATAtattgcagctgcagaggcagCAAAGCAGGCTATCTGGATCAGATACTTTCTAGCAGCTATATCAAAGCATCCTAAGCAGCCAACCCAACTAGGAATTGACAACCAAGGTACTTTAATGCTATTATCCAACCCAGTTAATCATCTACACAGCAAGCATATCTGTGTACAATATCATGCCATCTAGGACTTTATCAAGCATGGAGATATCAAGCCAATCTATATCCCTACCTCAGAAATGGTGGCAGATGGTTTAATAAAGGCAATAAAAGCTGATAACTTCAAGAGAGCACTtcaattgctgcagctgaagTCAAAATAAGGTTCTATGATACaacatcaagatcctcaGATTAATAAGATAAAGGTGTTCAACACCCCTTTATTGTTTCTGTTTTACTTCCTTTTTCAGAAGCTTGTATAGCTTCATTCCATTCATTTCGGGGTATTGAATGAAGGGGAGTGATACagaaatatgaggccacATGATCTCTGGTAGATTAACCAGACATTGCCTGTTTCTAGAAGGTTCCtaccctctgtatatatatagtggggaagagaggaatACACAcaagggaagaaatgaaggaatctatcgtcaacaagataggtgtcaattgtcatatggcatccgatccttagtaggccacgttggtgtagttgatgcagtttcctcctgccctttctcctctgagcatattccacaacatTTTCCGATGGCGCGAGCTAGCCTGTCAGTGTAACATTGGCACGTCCAGTGCATATTCATTACCCAGTCCGGTAATAACACAAGGTCAAACCATAGTTCTAGTCATGCTGTCGTAAATTGGCCGTGGCCCTCAAGAACAGTGTGCTGATATAGAGATGGAATGAGATGTGCGATGTTCTATACCCTTGCGCCTTGATTATTTATTCTTTATTTACATGGTAAATTGAGTCAGACCTCTCTTGTCAGGTCAGTTGATGACCACAGCATCATATATTGAACGCAAGATGGATACTTATGCACCGTTAGAAGAACAGAGCAGTATATCACAAACCTTGCGCTTGAGGTCATCACAGGGAGGCTTTTACACCTGCGTTTAGAATTTCAAGGCTCCAATCTGAGACGCCGGATTAAGGCCATCATACTTACGACAAAACTGAAATCCGGCTTCGTGAAAACACGCTAATTGCAGAGGCCGTGGACAAGAAAGCTAGAGGCAGTTATAGAGAAAGATAGAGAGTCGCATCTTCTAACACATCTGTAGCTTCCGCAGCATGAGTCTGCTCCGGTTTCACTTGATACATCATCCTGGCAGCCTGGGCGACTTTTCCACATGGTGTCGGCTCctttaaaaaaaaagggctGGGTGTCCGCATTGGTTTATATCAGCTCCCTTGATATAGACGTCAAGTTCTGCAGCTTGCCTCTTCTATATGCAGGGAAAAGGTCCGCGAGCAACGGATTTTTTCAAATTGCAGGGATCACAGCGGTTGGCAGTGGCCTCCTGGCGAGAGGAGGTATTCTGTCTGCTAGGTCCAAGTTTCGGCTCCTCTTTCCTAAAAGACGCATGCTCTGGGCCGCTGTATGCCTTTTCTACAGGTATAGGCTTAAGTGGCTGTGAATACTTCATGACTTAAAGTTCCGTATTCCTTCTACTGACATAATCTAAATAAATAGTCCTGTTACTTGTTGCCGGCGCGGGCGTAGCAGTTGGCTACATCGGAGAACCAGCAAAGACAGCTAAAAGTTTCTTCCACCTTCCTGAGCTGTCTCGAAATTACTCGCAGAGGGCGAAATCATTATCGCGCATGTACCGGACGGGTGACCTGATGCGCAGGGATGAGCTTGGTGTCCATTACTACATTGGACGCAGAGATAACCAAGTAAAAATTGGCGGGCGACGGATTGAGCTTGAGACAATAGAATCAATCCTCCAAGAGACGCGGCTTGTTAGTGCCACATCAGTTATTGAAATTACGCCTCATGAAGTCAGAAGGAGTGCCCTCTTGGTTGCGTTCTGTGTCCTGACATTGCCTGAAGTCACTACTGCAGCTATAACAGATGCCTATGCTAAGCATGAACCTTTCTTGCCTGTGCCCTGTCTAGAGCTCACAGAGATGTTGCCATTGAAGGCCAATGGCAAGGCTGACCGCGACAAGCTTGAGCGCCAATATATAGGGAGGATCAAGTCTTCTCTTACGCAGATCAATCCAGCTAATGCACAATCTGGCAGCATTGAGGATGAGCTAAAATATCTATGGCTTGACGTCCTTGGCCTGCCTGATTGAGACTTGCACCTGACAGATGATTTTATTGCTATAGGAGGAAATTTAATAATGGTGGCGACCCTAATTGCCAGAATCAAGTATACTTTTGGTATCTCCCTGCGCGCCTCAATGCTCTACAAGAAGATAATACTAGGGAGTCTTACCTGTCTATTAACAAGCCTACAGCAAGAGGAAAAAGCAGATCTCCTAATACAAGCAGACAAGCAGAAGGTATGGTTACATGACCCGCAGCTAGAACAGCAATTACGGCTATTGAAGAAGCCTCAGTGCTGGGCTGGCGGGCAGTATCTAAAGGCAGGGTCTTTGTTACAGGAGTCGCCAGTTTTGTTGGGGCATTCTTCCTCGCAGAACTGCTTCGAGAACTGACTGTAGATAAAGTTGCCTGCCTTGTACACTGCCATGACAAAGCCCATAGGAAGCTATGTCTTTAGCAGGCTCTCCTGAAATACCAACTGCACCTGCTATATATAGACAAACTTATCATGACCCCAGTCTGCTTTGGAGAAGATAAGCTGGGACTGAGTGACTAACAGTACGACTACTATGCTGAACAGGCCAGTATTATTTTCCACCTAGGGGCCAAGGTAAACTACCTGGCTTCTTACTCTGCGCATTGTAAAGACAATGTCCTAGGAATAGTCAATATCCTCAAATTTGCGGCTCACAAGCGCACTAAACAGACCTACTATACCTTGACAATAGCAGCCTACAGCCCAACAGGCTTTGTTTCAGACACAAAATTCCTTCCTGAGGATACTTGCCCAGTATCTCACAGCACAGCTCTCTCCTA is a window of Aspergillus nidulans FGSC A4 chromosome VI DNA encoding:
- a CDS encoding uncharacterized protein (transcript_id=CADANIAT00010485), with translation MDFWGPYSKAKTLERYYLSLTDDCTRFSWIYLTKDREAATVKATLEQWLALAEREKGVKLLIIRTDNAREFKALEPWALKKGIQIEFTEPDTPQQNSMAERLNQYLLEMTRAILIDADVPKEYWPVPEASSGTRGGIIEALGANNTGDRDDSIDTAGTGGIGGAGGAEDDAGDNAEDNTGNIKNNSKQTEAIYGQKPRAQRHREEREVLKDPSLHLSVEQQ